Proteins encoded by one window of Macaca fascicularis isolate 582-1 chromosome 10, T2T-MFA8v1.1:
- the NXT1 gene encoding NTF2-related export protein 1, with translation MASVDFKTYVDQACRAAEEFVNVYYTTMDKRRRLLSRLYMGTATLVWNGNAVSGQESLSEFFEMLPSSEFQISVVDCQPVHDEATPSQTTVLVVICGSVKFEGNKQRDFNQNFILTAQASPSNTVWKIASDCFRFQDWAS, from the coding sequence ATGGCATCTGTGGATTTCAAGACCTACGTGGATCAGGCCTGCAGAGCTGCTGAGGAGTTTGTCAACGTCTACTACACCACCATGGATAAGCGGCGGCGTTTGCTCTCCCGCCTGTACATGGGCACAGCCACCCTGGTCTGGAATGGCAATGCTGTTTCAGGACAAGAATCCTTGAGTGAGTTTTTTGAAATGTTGCCTTCCAGCGAGTTCCAAATCAGTGTGGTAGACTGCCAGCCTGTACATGATGAAGCCACACCGAGCCAGACCACAGTCCTTGTTGTGATCTGTGGATCAGTGAAGTTTGAGGGGAACAAACAACGGGACTTCAACCAGAACTTCATCCTGACCGCCCAGGCCTCACCCAGCAACACAGTGTGGAAGATCGCAAGTGACTGCTTCCGCTTCCAGGATTGGGCCAGCTAG